From Triticum urartu cultivar G1812 chromosome 2, Tu2.1, whole genome shotgun sequence, a single genomic window includes:
- the LOC125540322 gene encoding uncharacterized protein LOC125540322 produces MEHLIELSELQTGSGANQIGTLRRPCDTRWSSHYGSVCSLLKLYGPTFLVLKNVATTSGSGSSPCARAKAAGAVKLMMSFDFVFILHVMKELMGITDMLCKKLQQKSQDIVNAMDDVSTTKKLVQRLRDDGWAKLISDVNLFCQKHGITAPNMTDNYVDFIRSRANDESTSEHHYRYDIFTVAVEQQLHELNCRFSEQATEILILCNSLNPKDSFSSLNIDDVCSLASKYYPADFSEQERNNLRCQLQHYELDVPTNPRFQNLSTIGDLCQQLAKTEKSVDYYLIDRLIRLVLTLPVTTATTERAFSAMKLVKTRLRNKMEDMFLRDLLADLH; encoded by the exons ATGGAGCATCTCATTGAGCTTAGTGAGCTTCAAACAGGGAGTGGAGCAAACCAGATTGGAACTTTGCGGCGGCCTTGTGACACTAGATGGAGTTCTCACTATGGTTCAGTTTGTAGCCTCTTGAAGCTTTACGGTCCTACATTTTTGGTACTAAAAAATGTTGCTACTACTAGTGGATCTGGTTCTTCACCTTGTGCACGAGCTAAGGCTGCTGGTGCTGTTAAGTTGATGATGTCATTTGACTTCGTATTTATCCTGCATGTCATGAAAGAGCTTATGGGAATAACAGATATGTTATGCAAGAAACTGCAGCAGAAATCTCAAGACATTGTGAATGCCATGGATGATGTTTCCACTACAAAGAAGTTGGTACAGCGGCTAAGAGATGATGGCTGGGCTAAATTGATTAGTGATGTGAATTTATTTTGCCAGAAACATGGAATTACTGCTCCAAATATGACCGACAACTATGTAGATTTCATTCGGTCTCGTGCAAATGATGAAAGTACATCCGAGCATCACTATCGGTATGATATTTTTACAGTTGCAGTTGAACAACAATTACATGAACTCAATTGCAGGTTTAGCGAACAAGCAACAGAGATTCTCATCCTATGCAATTCTTTGAATCCCAAGGACTCGTTTAGTTCATTAAACATTGATGATGTATGTTCTCTCGCTTCAAAATACTACCCCGCTGACTTTTCAGAACAAGAAAGAAACAATTTGAGATGTCAGCTACAACATTATGAGCTTGATGTACCTACAAATCCAAGATTTCAGAATCTGTCAACTATAGGAGATCTTTGTCAACAACTTGCAAAAACAGAAAAATCAGTTGACTATTATTTGATTGACAG GTTAATTCGACTTGTTCTCACTTTACCGGTCACAACCGCAACAACAGAGCGTGCATTTTCGGCAATGAAACTTGTTAAAACAAGACTCCGAAACAAAATGGAAGACATGTTTCTAAGAGATTTGCTTGCTGATCTACATTGA